One genomic region from Paraburkholderia azotifigens encodes:
- a CDS encoding maleylacetate reductase — translation MNDFTYTSHSQRVVFGAGALNRLEAEVDLLGARRVLVLATPEQRKDAERIAAILGVRVAGLFDRAVMHVPIEVAREARDLARKLDADCAVAIGGGSTTGLGKAIALESDFPILAIPTTYAGSEMTPIYGITEAGLKKTGRDNRVRPKTVIYDPELTYSLPLPLSVSSAINAIAHAAEALYAPDANPITDMMAVEGIAAIGRALPLLTRGDEVANIRRGRADALYGAWLCGSVLGAVAMSLHHKLCHTLGGSFNLPHAETHTIILPHALAYNETSAAAAMERIAGALGGTRAAQAVFDLAKNSGARLALKDIGMKAADLDEACSITMENQYANPRPLEKAAIRQLLQHAYEGVRP, via the coding sequence ATGAATGATTTCACCTATACAAGCCATTCACAGCGGGTTGTCTTTGGCGCTGGCGCGCTCAACCGGCTCGAAGCGGAAGTCGATCTGCTTGGCGCGCGTCGCGTGCTGGTACTCGCGACACCTGAGCAGCGCAAGGACGCGGAACGCATCGCAGCAATCCTCGGCGTTCGCGTCGCGGGTCTTTTCGACAGAGCCGTTATGCACGTACCCATCGAGGTTGCTCGCGAAGCGCGCGATCTGGCGCGCAAACTCGACGCCGACTGCGCGGTAGCGATCGGCGGCGGCTCGACGACAGGGCTTGGGAAAGCCATCGCACTGGAATCGGACTTTCCGATTCTCGCTATACCCACGACCTACGCGGGCTCCGAAATGACGCCCATCTATGGAATAACGGAAGCGGGTTTGAAGAAGACGGGACGGGATAATCGCGTCAGGCCGAAGACAGTGATCTACGATCCCGAACTCACCTATTCGCTGCCGCTACCGTTGAGCGTTAGCAGCGCAATCAATGCGATAGCCCATGCTGCAGAGGCGCTTTACGCGCCAGACGCAAATCCCATCACGGATATGATGGCCGTCGAGGGTATCGCTGCCATTGGACGCGCGCTTCCGCTGCTGACGCGCGGTGATGAAGTCGCGAATATTCGACGTGGCCGGGCGGACGCACTTTACGGCGCATGGCTGTGTGGATCGGTGCTAGGCGCCGTGGCGATGTCTCTCCACCACAAGCTGTGCCATACCTTGGGCGGCAGCTTCAACCTGCCGCACGCGGAGACGCATACGATCATTTTGCCGCATGCGCTGGCGTACAACGAGACGTCCGCCGCGGCTGCGATGGAACGCATCGCGGGCGCGCTTGGCGGAACCCGCGCGGCTCAGGCTGTTTTCGATCTGGCGAAAAACAGTGGCGCCCGGCTGGCGCTAAAAGATATCGGAATGAAAGCGGCGGATCTCGATGAAGCTTGCTCGATAACGATGGAGAATCAATATGCCAATCCGCGTCCGCTCGAAAAAGCAGCGATCAGGCAGTTGCTTCAACATGCGTACGAGGGCGTGCGGCCGTAA
- a CDS encoding SDR family NAD(P)-dependent oxidoreductase produces MAVALITGASRGIGSAIAITLAREGYKVVVNHRDSASLAEDVVATIAAAGGEAIAIKADVTQRDDVAVMTDQINRRWGGVDVLVHNALTPYDVTSFANLSWEQLGGKLDTELRAAFLATKAVVPGMTSRGRGRLIYLSALLSRRPRDGMITLGTAKAALDQFVRYVALELAPHGITANLVAPTTVEGATSKGLIPAERLKAIAASIPMGRLARPDEVANTVAYLASDASGFTTGHYIPVSGGFGME; encoded by the coding sequence ATGGCAGTCGCGCTAATCACTGGAGCCAGCCGGGGCATCGGCTCGGCGATCGCAATTACTTTGGCCCGCGAAGGATATAAGGTGGTCGTCAACCATCGCGACAGTGCGTCGCTTGCTGAGGACGTAGTCGCGACGATCGCTGCGGCCGGTGGAGAGGCGATAGCGATCAAAGCCGATGTCACACAACGGGACGATGTCGCCGTCATGACCGATCAGATCAATCGGCGCTGGGGCGGGGTCGACGTGCTGGTGCATAACGCGCTGACGCCCTATGACGTCACCTCGTTTGCCAATCTGAGCTGGGAACAGCTCGGCGGCAAGCTGGACACCGAACTGCGCGCTGCCTTCCTCGCGACGAAAGCTGTTGTACCAGGCATGACCTCCCGTGGCCGTGGCCGGCTGATCTATCTCAGCGCGCTGCTATCGCGTCGCCCGCGCGACGGGATGATTACGCTAGGCACAGCAAAAGCAGCGCTGGATCAGTTCGTGCGGTACGTCGCGCTCGAGTTGGCGCCTCACGGCATTACCGCGAATCTCGTTGCGCCGACCACCGTGGAAGGCGCTACGTCGAAAGGTCTCATCCCGGCTGAACGACTGAAGGCGATCGCCGCATCGATCCCGATGGGACGGCTTGCCCGCCCCGATGAAGTAGCCAATACGGTTGCGTACCTGGCGAGTGACGCATCGGGATTCACTACGGGTCACTACATTCCCGTCAGCGGTGGCTTTGGAATGGAGTGA
- a CDS encoding intradiol ring-cleavage dioxygenase yields MRNLNEQTVTRAVLDLIADTPNHRLKYVFTSLITHLHGFARDVKLTEEELQAGISFLTATGQKCNDKRQEFILLSDVLGLSMLTVAMNNKKPEGCTESTVFGPFHVEGAPEYENGADIANGAAGEPCMVRGTVRDLDGNPIAGAQLEVWQADATGNYDVQYPDLDTHRGRGLLRSKQDGSFEFRTVVAVAYPIPVDGPVGDLLRATGRHPWRPAHLHFMIKAKNYQTLVTHVFRNGDQYLDSDAVFGVRQTLVADWIRQPDGGYTLTYDFVLNPVG; encoded by the coding sequence ATGCGCAACCTCAACGAACAGACTGTCACGCGGGCGGTTCTCGACCTTATCGCCGATACCCCAAATCATCGTTTGAAATACGTGTTCACGAGCCTCATCACGCATCTGCATGGCTTTGCGCGCGACGTCAAACTGACCGAAGAGGAATTGCAGGCCGGAATTTCATTTCTCACGGCGACTGGACAAAAATGCAACGATAAACGCCAGGAATTCATTCTGTTGAGCGACGTGCTCGGACTGTCGATGCTGACGGTCGCGATGAACAACAAGAAGCCGGAGGGGTGCACGGAGTCGACTGTCTTCGGGCCATTTCACGTAGAAGGCGCGCCCGAGTATGAGAACGGCGCCGACATCGCCAATGGCGCGGCGGGAGAGCCTTGCATGGTGCGAGGCACCGTGAGGGATCTTGACGGCAACCCTATAGCGGGGGCGCAGCTGGAGGTCTGGCAAGCCGATGCGACGGGCAACTATGACGTTCAGTATCCAGATCTCGATACCCACCGGGGGCGAGGCTTGCTCAGATCGAAGCAGGACGGCAGTTTCGAATTCCGTACGGTGGTGGCCGTTGCCTACCCAATTCCAGTCGATGGTCCGGTGGGTGATTTGTTGCGTGCTACGGGACGTCATCCCTGGCGTCCCGCTCACCTTCATTTCATGATAAAGGCAAAAAACTACCAGACCTTGGTTACACACGTGTTTCGTAACGGCGACCAGTATCTGGATTCGGACGCGGTGTTTGGCGTTCGGCAGACGTTGGTAGCTGACTGGATCAGGCAGCCAGACGGTGGCTACACGTTGACTTACGACTTTGTGTTAAATCCTGTCGGCTAA
- a CDS encoding methyl-accepting chemotaxis protein, with amino-acid sequence MRAFAGTIKLRIIVVMGACVVLMAAVGLFGVFGIARLNSAVKASYFENTVPIIELDNMRVAQLNTRLQLRRIQVFRDAGKTRAAVDVIHADLEKLQKAWGAYYPGSVSSAEERAVAEKINSELPRYVAMTNEIISAAGSGNSDAIASEVDRHAALSNGLMDAIADDVALKQKEAKQSTDDSEAMFRAIIGVAISLVALGLALSAGMSAYLLRAILRPLNKAIGIANGIAEGKLENHVVIDSRGEYGSLLSALKKMDQQLTTSVRGIKRSTESVTVASREIASGNMDLSARTEQQAASLEQTAASMTELTETVKQNADNAREANGLAINATGLADKGNEAVQSMVGTIERINDSSARISDITGVIEGIAFQTNILALNAAVEAARAGEQGRGFAVVASEVRSLAQRSAAAAKEIKELIGSSVAMIQDGSKQASDVGTTMAQVKQAIKQVSDIVGEIAAASEEQSRGIEQVTQAVGQMDEVTQQNAALVEQAAAAAQSLEEQAAGLKDAVAVFKLADRTPPTEIAKVPLRAPAARAKPVRHIGTKKAVVNVLPAVEAAAKAGDAEWQTF; translated from the coding sequence ATGCGCGCTTTCGCAGGGACCATCAAGTTGAGGATCATCGTCGTGATGGGAGCGTGCGTCGTCTTGATGGCGGCAGTCGGGCTCTTCGGCGTATTTGGCATTGCCAGATTGAATTCGGCTGTCAAGGCGTCGTATTTCGAGAATACGGTGCCGATCATCGAGCTCGACAACATGCGCGTCGCCCAGTTGAACACGCGGCTTCAGTTGCGCCGCATTCAGGTCTTCCGCGATGCCGGGAAGACGCGCGCAGCGGTCGATGTGATTCACGCGGACCTGGAAAAGTTACAGAAGGCCTGGGGCGCCTACTATCCCGGCAGTGTTTCGAGCGCAGAAGAGCGCGCAGTTGCGGAGAAGATCAATAGCGAATTGCCGCGATACGTTGCGATGACCAACGAGATCATCAGCGCTGCCGGTAGTGGCAACAGTGACGCGATTGCCTCGGAAGTCGACAGGCATGCCGCGTTGTCCAACGGCCTGATGGACGCGATTGCCGATGACGTTGCGCTGAAGCAGAAAGAAGCAAAACAGTCGACCGATGACAGCGAAGCGATGTTTCGGGCCATCATCGGCGTCGCAATCAGCCTGGTGGCGCTAGGTCTCGCATTGTCGGCAGGCATGTCGGCTTACTTGCTGCGGGCCATCCTGCGACCGCTCAACAAGGCGATAGGCATTGCCAACGGCATTGCAGAGGGCAAGCTGGAAAACCATGTGGTGATCGATTCACGCGGCGAGTACGGATCGCTGCTGAGCGCGCTGAAGAAGATGGATCAGCAACTCACGACGAGCGTACGCGGCATCAAGCGTTCCACTGAGTCCGTGACGGTGGCATCGCGAGAGATTGCCAGCGGCAATATGGACCTGTCCGCACGCACCGAGCAGCAGGCAGCCTCGCTCGAGCAGACGGCTGCCAGCATGACGGAACTCACCGAGACGGTGAAACAGAATGCCGACAACGCACGTGAGGCGAACGGCCTCGCAATCAACGCGACAGGTCTGGCGGACAAGGGCAATGAAGCCGTTCAATCGATGGTGGGTACGATTGAGCGAATCAACGATAGTTCGGCACGGATTTCGGACATCACCGGGGTCATCGAAGGCATTGCGTTTCAGACGAACATCCTGGCGCTGAACGCGGCCGTCGAGGCTGCGCGTGCGGGCGAACAGGGGCGCGGCTTCGCGGTTGTGGCGAGCGAGGTGCGCAGCCTCGCGCAGCGCTCGGCGGCGGCGGCCAAGGAAATCAAGGAACTGATCGGCTCCTCCGTTGCTATGATCCAGGATGGCTCGAAGCAGGCGAGCGACGTGGGCACTACGATGGCGCAAGTCAAGCAGGCGATCAAGCAGGTGTCCGATATTGTGGGCGAGATTGCCGCTGCCTCGGAGGAACAGAGCCGCGGCATCGAACAGGTCACACAGGCAGTCGGTCAAATGGACGAAGTCACCCAGCAGAACGCCGCGTTGGTCGAGCAGGCAGCAGCGGCAGCGCAATCGCTTGAGGAGCAGGCTGCCGGTTTGAAGGACGCGGTCGCAGTGTTCAAACTGGCGGACAGGACGCCTCCCACAGAGATCGCAAAAGTTCCATTGCGCGCGCCGGCCGCGAGAGCAAAACCCGTACGGCACATCGGGACGAAGAAGGCGGTTGTCAACGTACTGCCCGCAGTCGAGGCCGCCGCCAAAGCCGGAGATGCGGAATGGCAAACGTTCTGA
- a CDS encoding ABC transporter substrate-binding protein: MLSIDLTYVGAGIHEELIAQFADQEGFFEDEGVRVALRDGAVWNTDRVRAGATIGLGRALISRMTSGIQWTALSVNTHRPLFWFLGANGLKSMEDLRGRRLAVHGPRTAPGVFARIVLRKHGLDPDRDVQCVERIPGDYQMDLRRLREGSIDAAYVGSTLSAEQVAREEGFAVLSWVGDHFQIPTVGLAVDPSRIPLDDPALQAMVRAYKRSLKTIAEQPSLAVEHIASMMGRLTSAEAEQHYERYIRPYFSADGRVDLDVARQGVAAVAAELGISAGDADRMYLATL, translated from the coding sequence ATGCTCTCGATTGACCTGACTTACGTCGGGGCCGGTATTCATGAGGAATTGATCGCGCAATTCGCGGATCAGGAAGGGTTTTTCGAAGACGAAGGAGTCCGTGTCGCCTTGCGCGACGGCGCCGTCTGGAATACCGATCGCGTGCGCGCGGGCGCCACCATCGGTCTGGGCCGGGCGCTGATTTCACGCATGACGAGCGGTATCCAATGGACGGCGCTAAGCGTGAACACGCATCGACCGCTCTTCTGGTTTCTTGGCGCTAACGGGCTCAAGTCGATGGAGGATCTTCGCGGCCGTCGACTGGCCGTTCATGGTCCACGCACGGCTCCCGGTGTGTTCGCACGGATTGTGCTGCGCAAACATGGACTGGACCCCGATCGCGACGTGCAATGCGTGGAGCGAATCCCCGGCGACTATCAGATGGATCTGCGTCGACTCCGCGAAGGCTCGATCGATGCCGCCTACGTGGGCAGCACGTTATCGGCTGAGCAGGTCGCGCGCGAAGAGGGATTTGCCGTCCTGTCGTGGGTTGGCGACCACTTTCAGATTCCCACGGTAGGACTAGCAGTGGACCCCTCGCGCATCCCGCTCGACGATCCCGCGTTGCAGGCAATGGTGCGGGCCTATAAACGGTCACTCAAGACGATCGCCGAACAGCCCAGCCTCGCCGTCGAACACATCGCTTCAATGATGGGCCGTCTGACGAGCGCGGAAGCGGAACAGCACTACGAACGATATATCCGCCCGTACTTCTCCGCCGACGGTCGGGTGGATCTCGACGTTGCCAGGCAAGGGGTTGCCGCCGTCGCTGCGGAACTCGGCATCTCCGCAGGAGACGCCGACCGCATGTATCTGGCGACGCTGTAA
- a CDS encoding 4-hydroxyphenylacetate 3-hydroxylase family protein, with protein MIRTGRQYLESLNDGRQVWVGNEKIDNVATHPKTRDYAQRHADFYDLHHRPDLQDVLTYVDENGKRRSMQWFGHHNKDQLRRKRKYHETVMREMAGASFPRSPDVNNYVLQTYLDDPTPWETQSIGAEGRINSKNIVNFVNFAKDNDFNCAPQFVDPQMDRSNPDAQARSPGLRIVEKNEKGIVVNGVKAIGTGVAFADWIHIGVFFRPGIPGEQVIFAATPVNAKGVTIICREGLAKEDPIEHPLASQGDELDGMTLFENVFIPWSHVFHIGNPEHAKLYPQRVFDWLHYHALVRQMVRAELMAGLAVLITEHIGTSKIPAVMTRVAKLIGFHQAMLAHVIAAEELGFHTPGGHYKPNILVYDFGRALYLENFSQMIYELVDLSGRSALIFASEDQWNDEKLNPWFERLNSGPVGKPHDRVRIGRVIRDLFLTDWGSRLFVFENFNGTPLQAIRTLTMQRAEFSGTGPYAKLARKVCGIEAEVDNNSDYKATADYAKALDSARHQESLALSGTMAI; from the coding sequence ATGATTAGAACCGGTCGCCAATACCTCGAATCCCTGAATGACGGGCGTCAAGTCTGGGTGGGAAATGAAAAGATCGACAACGTCGCCACGCATCCGAAAACGCGCGACTATGCGCAGCGCCATGCAGACTTTTACGACCTGCATCATCGGCCCGACTTGCAGGACGTCTTGACATATGTCGACGAGAACGGCAAGCGTCGTTCAATGCAATGGTTCGGTCATCACAACAAGGATCAGCTTCGGCGCAAGCGGAAGTACCACGAAACGGTGATGCGTGAAATGGCGGGCGCGTCCTTCCCGCGCAGTCCCGACGTGAACAACTATGTATTGCAGACGTACCTGGATGATCCGACGCCGTGGGAAACGCAGTCCATTGGCGCGGAAGGTCGCATCAACTCAAAGAACATCGTCAATTTCGTCAACTTTGCAAAAGATAACGACTTCAATTGCGCGCCGCAATTCGTCGATCCACAGATGGACCGTTCCAATCCGGATGCACAGGCGCGTTCGCCCGGACTTCGGATCGTCGAAAAGAATGAGAAGGGAATCGTGGTCAATGGTGTCAAGGCGATTGGCACGGGCGTCGCCTTTGCAGACTGGATCCATATCGGCGTGTTCTTCAGGCCGGGCATTCCGGGCGAGCAGGTCATTTTCGCGGCGACTCCTGTCAATGCCAAGGGCGTGACGATCATCTGTCGGGAAGGCCTGGCGAAGGAAGACCCGATCGAACACCCTCTGGCGTCACAAGGCGATGAACTCGATGGCATGACGCTTTTCGAGAACGTGTTTATTCCGTGGTCGCATGTCTTTCACATCGGCAATCCGGAGCACGCCAAGCTCTATCCGCAGCGCGTGTTCGACTGGCTCCATTACCATGCGCTGGTGCGCCAGATGGTCCGCGCGGAACTGATGGCCGGGTTGGCTGTACTTATCACCGAGCATATCGGAACCAGCAAAATCCCGGCGGTCATGACACGCGTGGCAAAGTTGATCGGGTTTCACCAGGCCATGCTGGCGCACGTCATCGCGGCGGAAGAACTTGGCTTCCATACACCGGGCGGCCACTACAAGCCGAACATTCTGGTCTACGATTTTGGCCGCGCGCTGTATCTCGAGAACTTCTCGCAGATGATCTACGAACTGGTTGACCTGTCCGGTCGAAGCGCCCTGATTTTCGCCAGTGAGGATCAGTGGAACGATGAAAAACTCAACCCGTGGTTTGAACGCCTGAATAGCGGACCCGTTGGCAAGCCACATGACCGCGTTCGGATTGGCCGCGTGATCCGTGATCTGTTCTTGACTGACTGGGGTAGCCGCCTGTTCGTCTTCGAGAACTTCAACGGCACGCCGCTGCAGGCCATTCGTACATTGACAATGCAGCGTGCGGAATTCTCCGGAACCGGCCCGTACGCAAAACTCGCCCGCAAGGTTTGCGGGATCGAAGCGGAAGTCGACAACAACAGCGACTACAAGGCGACCGCCGATTACGCCAAGGCGCTAGATTCCGCGCGTCACCAGGAATCGCTCGCGCTAAGCGGCACGATGGCTATCTGA
- a CDS encoding FAD synthetase family protein: protein MIVISDLREFKLSGSAVSIGMFDGVHRGHRFVLRQLRERASSVQTPAVVVTFDPHPLATLRPGSCPALLSTLQNRIELLASTRQVDYCLVLRFDRERSTESADDFVRKTLVDMLGMRSLIVGENFACGSGRRGNIEYLRDLGACLGFDVCPVPLLRDEYIGNGVHCSSTETRRLIQQGDIASANAMLDRPHELSGTAAGSNVAACRVADIVLPGVMCSPPAGDYAGAVKKQNVGGHGRPPSCRFKSESRRSMCAMSGCLSRRTSISRLAMP from the coding sequence ATGATAGTCATCTCCGATCTACGCGAATTCAAGCTATCCGGGTCGGCGGTATCGATCGGGATGTTCGATGGTGTTCATCGCGGGCACAGATTTGTGCTGCGGCAGTTGCGTGAGCGCGCCTCGTCTGTGCAGACTCCCGCAGTCGTCGTCACATTCGATCCGCATCCGCTCGCGACGTTGCGACCGGGCTCTTGTCCGGCGCTGTTATCGACACTTCAGAATCGGATCGAATTGTTGGCGTCTACCCGTCAGGTCGACTACTGTCTCGTTCTGAGATTCGACCGCGAGCGAAGCACTGAGTCAGCGGATGATTTTGTGCGGAAAACGCTGGTCGACATGCTCGGAATGCGATCGCTGATCGTCGGCGAAAATTTCGCGTGCGGAAGTGGCCGCCGCGGAAATATCGAGTACTTGCGAGATCTTGGCGCCTGTCTCGGGTTCGATGTTTGTCCCGTTCCGTTGCTGCGCGACGAGTACATCGGAAACGGTGTGCATTGCTCCTCGACCGAAACGAGACGGCTCATTCAGCAAGGCGATATTGCCAGCGCCAATGCAATGCTGGATCGACCGCATGAACTGTCGGGAACTGCGGCCGGATCGAATGTAGCGGCTTGCCGCGTGGCAGATATCGTGCTGCCCGGCGTCATGTGCTCTCCGCCCGCGGGTGACTATGCGGGAGCCGTAAAGAAGCAGAACGTGGGGGGGCATGGACGGCCGCCATCTTGCAGGTTCAAGAGCGAAAGCCGCAGGTCGATGTGCGCAATGTCCGGCTGCTTGTCGAGAAGGACATCGATATCGCGCCTGGCGATGCCGTGA
- a CDS encoding LysR family transcriptional regulator, with the protein MDTLPQRSEGDVELDLHQLQVFNVLLTEHSLTKAARVLNLSQPALSKTLARLRLYFGDPLFVRVALRMEPTPKALELAEPVRAILQRLRTLRSEHASFDPKTSTRKFSFFLVDAGVIKIFPKLLNYLAVEAPGICVQSIPCDAQHLDLWLESGLVDLAIGSFPSLTMGIRRVPLWTETYVSVTRKGHPRIGTHPTKEEFIGEKHALVSALGTGHEHLAIERLIESEVPRSNIVCRVPVFTSAALIAKYSDVIATVPRNLAVAMSHDLDLQLVEPPLALPKLEIAQYWHDRCHLEPGNQWLRAVFRKLFSTPG; encoded by the coding sequence ATGGACACTCTTCCGCAACGAAGTGAAGGCGATGTCGAACTCGATCTGCACCAACTGCAAGTATTCAACGTCCTCCTGACTGAGCACAGCCTCACAAAAGCCGCACGGGTACTCAATCTTTCACAACCAGCGTTAAGCAAAACGCTGGCGCGGTTGAGGCTTTACTTCGGCGATCCGCTTTTCGTGCGAGTAGCGCTGCGCATGGAACCGACACCGAAAGCGCTCGAACTCGCCGAACCGGTGAGAGCGATATTGCAGCGGCTTCGCACGCTGCGTTCAGAGCATGCGTCATTCGACCCAAAGACATCGACGCGGAAGTTCAGCTTCTTCCTGGTTGACGCGGGGGTAATAAAAATCTTCCCGAAGTTGTTGAACTACCTCGCCGTAGAAGCGCCTGGCATATGTGTGCAGTCGATTCCATGCGACGCGCAACACCTCGACCTTTGGCTCGAATCAGGTCTGGTCGACCTCGCGATCGGGTCCTTCCCCTCTTTGACAATGGGTATCCGGCGGGTCCCTCTGTGGACTGAAACCTACGTTAGCGTCACACGTAAAGGTCATCCCCGCATTGGGACGCATCCGACCAAGGAAGAGTTTATAGGGGAAAAACATGCGCTCGTATCGGCGCTGGGAACAGGGCATGAACATCTGGCAATTGAGCGGCTTATCGAGTCCGAAGTACCACGCAGCAATATCGTCTGCCGCGTGCCTGTCTTCACGTCCGCAGCGCTGATAGCCAAGTACTCCGACGTTATCGCGACTGTGCCAAGGAATCTCGCCGTTGCCATGAGTCACGATCTTGATTTGCAACTGGTTGAGCCGCCGCTCGCATTGCCGAAGCTCGAAATCGCCCAGTACTGGCACGACCGCTGTCACCTCGAGCCCGGCAATCAATGGCTTCGTGCGGTGTTTCGCAAACTCTTTTCGACACCAGGGTAA
- a CDS encoding flavin reductase, with protein sequence MSDTQQRQALANASAMVTLQETPPAAAGAEVSAAEFKNALSRAITPVTILATDGPGGRAGVTCSAVCSVCDTPPTVLACVNRKSFANGVIKANGILTVNWLSADQRELSDLFAGVGGLSMPERFAKSQWGTLASGAPYCKEAMMTLDCHVVDAIEVGTHSLIFARVMATAQAEGRHPLAYYKRAYATAQPATS encoded by the coding sequence ATGTCGGATACGCAGCAAAGGCAGGCATTGGCGAATGCCTCGGCAATGGTGACATTGCAGGAAACGCCACCGGCGGCAGCCGGTGCCGAAGTGAGCGCCGCCGAATTTAAGAACGCGCTGTCCAGGGCGATCACGCCGGTGACGATCCTGGCCACGGACGGCCCGGGTGGCAGGGCCGGCGTGACCTGCTCCGCTGTCTGCTCAGTATGCGACACACCGCCGACTGTGCTGGCTTGCGTCAATCGAAAGAGCTTTGCCAATGGCGTCATCAAAGCGAACGGAATACTCACTGTGAACTGGTTGAGCGCAGATCAACGTGAGTTATCCGACCTTTTCGCGGGTGTCGGTGGACTTTCGATGCCAGAACGGTTTGCAAAAAGTCAGTGGGGAACGCTGGCGAGCGGCGCGCCATATTGCAAGGAAGCAATGATGACGCTCGACTGTCATGTCGTCGACGCGATCGAAGTCGGGACACACAGTCTTATCTTCGCGCGCGTCATGGCAACTGCTCAAGCAGAGGGGCGTCATCCTCTGGCCTATTACAAACGGGCTTACGCAACGGCTCAACCCGCAACGTCTTGA
- a CDS encoding IclR family transcriptional regulator, which produces MSSPESSRARGVDRVIGIFRELHTARRPLTMRELIEATRAPRSSVYELVTILTEAGWLETAADGSVFFGREMHYYGADYAMHNDLISRAHQTILGLVRKYDETTQLCMLEGNKYTVVLSENSARPFNITSDIGVKVPIPWTATGRLLLGHLTDNDVHALIPDEDYVLDDGRRIGFDDFMRDVRDAAAQGYCCTEGLSMSFRLCMAAPVRDRTGLPIAALCFMTGRDTDPSKRAAMLDDLIASAKSLSQPSMRT; this is translated from the coding sequence ATGTCTTCACCAGAATCGTCACGCGCCCGGGGGGTGGACCGCGTGATCGGCATTTTCAGGGAACTGCATACTGCACGGCGTCCGCTGACGATGCGCGAACTGATCGAGGCAACGCGTGCGCCGCGCTCCAGCGTCTACGAGCTGGTCACGATTCTCACGGAGGCCGGGTGGCTCGAAACGGCGGCCGACGGCAGCGTGTTTTTCGGGCGCGAGATGCACTACTACGGCGCCGACTACGCGATGCACAATGATCTCATCAGCCGCGCGCATCAGACCATTCTCGGTCTCGTGCGCAAGTACGACGAGACTACCCAGCTGTGCATGCTCGAAGGCAACAAGTACACGGTGGTGCTGTCGGAGAACAGCGCGCGCCCGTTCAACATCACTTCCGATATCGGCGTGAAGGTGCCGATTCCCTGGACGGCAACGGGCCGGCTGTTGCTCGGACATCTGACCGACAACGACGTTCACGCGTTGATTCCAGACGAAGACTACGTGCTGGACGACGGCCGCCGCATCGGATTCGACGACTTCATGAGGGACGTTCGCGATGCCGCAGCGCAGGGCTATTGCTGCACAGAGGGCCTGTCGATGTCGTTCCGCCTGTGCATGGCCGCACCTGTTCGCGATCGTACCGGCCTGCCCATCGCAGCGCTGTGCTTCATGACAGGACGCGACACCGATCCCAGCAAGCGCGCCGCGATGCTAGACGATCTGATCGCCTCCGCAAAATCATTGTCGCAGCCGTCGATGCGTACGTGA
- a CDS encoding malonic semialdehyde reductase, whose amino-acid sequence MVDDVFLDRVFRKGRSQNGWLNEPVSDEQLKQVYELMKWGPTSVNCSPARIVFVRSESGKAKLKDALSPGNVDKCMTAPVLAVIGYETRFYDDLPRLFPHNPAVKSWFEGAEKSDFAETTAFRNGTLQGGYLIAAARAVGLDCGPMSGFDNAKVDAAVFTGTSIKSNFICGLGRGDSTRVFPRSPRLSFEEVCKVI is encoded by the coding sequence ATGGTCGACGATGTCTTTCTGGACCGCGTGTTTCGCAAGGGCCGCAGCCAAAACGGATGGCTCAACGAGCCGGTATCCGACGAACAGCTGAAGCAGGTGTACGAACTGATGAAATGGGGTCCCACTTCGGTCAATTGCTCACCGGCTCGAATCGTTTTCGTGCGCAGCGAAAGCGGCAAGGCGAAACTGAAGGATGCGCTCAGCCCCGGTAATGTCGACAAGTGCATGACGGCGCCCGTGCTTGCGGTTATCGGCTACGAGACCCGTTTCTATGACGATTTGCCCAGGCTCTTTCCGCACAATCCGGCCGTCAAGAGCTGGTTCGAGGGCGCCGAAAAATCTGACTTCGCCGAAACAACGGCCTTTCGAAACGGGACGCTGCAGGGGGGATACCTGATTGCCGCGGCGCGCGCAGTCGGACTCGATTGCGGTCCCATGTCGGGATTCGACAATGCGAAAGTAGACGCCGCAGTGTTCACCGGCACCTCGATCAAATCGAACTTCATCTGTGGATTAGGTCGCGGCGATTCGACCAGAGTATTTCCTCGCAGTCCCCGCCTTTCGTTTGAAGAGGTTTGCAAGGTTATCTGA